Genomic DNA from Paenibacillus borealis:
TCATAATTCATGAGTATCGCTCTTAACTAAAAGGCTGAATGTGACGATAATAATTCTAAACATTCACAATTAGGAGATGCTTATGGATAACTTGGCAGCATTGGTCGCAGCAGCACCCTTTTTCAAACAGATTCACGCACAGGACATTATGATCGGCATTACGGATCGGGAAATATTCCATTACTATGCACCCAGCAAAGTGCTCGATTTCGGTTTAACCAAAGGAAGTCCGGTTCCTCCGGATGATCCCTCACTCGGCAATGCCCTGGCAGGACGCGCTACGACAAACCGGCTGTCGCCTGAGCTGTATGGAGCAACTGTGATTTCTTCGGCAGTGCCGGTCTATGGTGCGGAGGGTGAAGTTATCGGGGCTTTCGCTATAGCCTATACGCTGGAAAATGAAGATAAAATGGAACAGCTGACCGAAAACATTAATCAGATCAGCGGCCAGCTCATGGATATGGTTCAGAATGTAGCAGCCCAGTCTGAGGAGCTGTCGGCGACGACGGCGCAGATTCTGGACAATTCCCGTAAGACCGTGGAAGAGTCCAAGCAGGTGAATAAGGTTGCCGGGTTTATCCGCGAGATCTCCGAGCAGACGAATCTGCTGGGCCTGAATGCGGCGATTGAGGCTGCGCGGGTCGGAGAGCAGGGTGCAGGCTTCGGGGTAGTGGCGACAGAGGTCCGCAAGCTGTCGGTACATACGAAGGAAGCCACGAAGTCGATCGAGGATTCTCTTAGCACGGTGCAGCGCTCGATCCGGGAGATGGAGCAGGAGATTGAAGCAATCGCCATGTCTTCCTCGGCTCAAGCTGAGCTGGTTACCCAGTTCAGTGATGTGATTGAGAAGCTGAATGAGACCAGCGGGGAGATGGCCAGATTTATTTCATCCGTTATTCAATAAAATATCATAAACAAGGCGGCCGTTATGTTAACGGCCGCCTTGCTGTATTCAGTTATAGGTCAGGAATTAGAGCGGCCAGGAGGATGGGCGTTCAGGTGATCAATCTGCTGTTCCAGCACCGCGCCTGCTTTGCCCAGAAACTGTGTGATCAGCGTGAGTTCTTCTTCCGTATATGAAGCAGCCAAGGCAATCATAGCCGTATGAAGCGCCGAATAGGTCTCTATGACATCCGCTTTATGCTCATATAGCGGAACGATAATCACTTTGCGGCGGTCACCCGGGTCATTTTCTCTGCGGACATAGCCGGTTTTCTCCAGCCGGTCAATTAATGCGGTGACGCTGCCGGTAGTCAGTCCGGTTAGCTTCGACAGTTCTCCGGCGGTAATCGGCCCCTTTTCACGCAGGATATCTACGGATATGAAGTCATTATTGTATAAACCGAGGGCGGAGGCCACATTCTGCTGATATTGTACCGTCCGGGTTCCCAGTCCGCGCATGAGCAGGGTGAATTGTTCCTGGAGTTCAGTCGGCTGATCGGGTTCATGGCTGGACATGAGTAGTCCTCCTTCGAAAGAGATGGATAGCTTGGACACGCCAGAATTGCAAATTTAAGATGTTTGGCGGGCAAGGGAATGATAAATTTTATTGTAGCGAATCGTTTACTCATTTGCAAAAAGAAAGTCTATCGGACAGTACTCCGCCTCCAAAAAGTGACGCCGTTCAGAGGGTAGGCCATACTATAGCCGGTTCCGGCCTTCTCTGCGGATACCAGCGACAGATGGTTCCCGTCCGGCTGCAGAGTGAATAACTGCTCAATATGATAGACGCCTGGCGAAGGTGTGGATTCATAGAGGTTAAGGATTACACCTGCGGCAGTTATTGCGGTAATATCTGCTTCATGTACACCCTCAATTCCATATTCAATCCGCACGGGCTTGTCGTTCTTCAACCCGTAGGCATCCACTTTAACTGCGTATCGTGCCGAGCCGAACCGGAATTTGCCGAAAGCCCGGACAGCGAAGTTACGGAAGGTCCTGTTCCGCAGCAGTGCGGGCAGACCTAATCTGCGCAGCACGGCAACAGCGGAGGTGGATATGCGGGAATCGAAGCAGAGCCGGGTGGAGACGGATGGAACGCCCAAAGTTTCAGGCAGAGTCTGCTGATCCGAAAAGGGAAAGCGGTAGGCTGTCCGGGTCCGCAGGTCAAAGCCGAAATCAGTGGACTTGCTTTCGGTGAAGCTTGAAGCTGTACGCGCTTTGCCATGCTCAGTAATCTCAAAGGATGCACCCAGATTGTCCACTGTCCACTCCAGTGCGGCTTGTCCATGACTGTCGCCCAGCCCCAACATTATGGAGATATCGATGGAATCCGTTTGCTCCAATTCCTGCATGGCCTGTGCCGCTAGCAGGTTGGTCAGCCCTGGAGCCAGGCCGACACTCAGCAGAGCTGATGCCTGAAGGTTATTCTTCACGGCGTCCAGTTTGTGCAGCCTGGTAAGGAAATCCCCGCTTGCCGAGACATCTACATAATGCGTGCCGCTCTGTAAGCAAGCCTCTGCCAGCCGCGTATCCTGCTGGTCCAGGCACATTACAACCAGCTTCACCCGTTCAAGCAGCTTCCGGTCCAGCGGCTCTTCTGCCGTCAGATGCAGCGGCTTCACGTACCCGCCGGTGCTGCGGGAGAACTCTTCGGCACGTTTCAGATTTCTTCCCGCCGCATAGACCTTCCCGGGATGTCTCCCGCCGAGAAGCCGGCAAATTTGTGACCCGACATGACCATAACCGCCGATGACTATAATATCTGTTTTCATTGTATCTTCTCCGTCCTTGAATATTGAATGTAAGCTTACCTGCGATATAATAAGAATTATGTTTCATTATCCGGATATTATGGACGGGAGACCATCCCACATATGTGGGATTTAGAGAGGACATCAAGATGAACGAGGCGATGAAGAGCATACAGCAGCTGGACCCCGCCCGGGGCGGGGGAGCTATGGATTCACAGCAATACAGGGAAGCGGTTATTGCGAAGCTCCGTTCCGTTATTCCGTTTGCTGCGGCCTGCTGCACGACAGTAGATCCGCATACGCTTTTAACCACCGGGGCGGTCACGGAACAGGGGCTCGCAGCTGTGCACGCTGCGCTGTTTGAATATGAATATCTGCATGAGGATTATATGAAGTATGAGCATTTGGCCAAGGCGGAGCTTCCGGTAGCCTGCTTAAGCGGAGTTACGGGCGGAAGCCTGGAGAAGAGTGAGCGTTACCGCAAGGTCCTGCAGCCCGCAGGATTCGGTGATGAGCTGCGGGCTGCTCTTATGGCGGGCGGGGCCTGCTGGGGATTCCTGACTCTGTTCCGCCCGCTGGATAGCCCTCCGTTTCAAGCGCAGGAATGCGCCTGGATCGCTTCCGCTGCACCGCTGATTGCTGCCGGGCTGCGCAGTTACGCCACATCGCTGCCCGGCAAGGATACGGACAGTGAAGGGCCGGCGGATAACGGAATTATGGTGCTGAATGAGCGGCTGATTGCGCTGAGTGCGAATAAAGCGGCGAATTATTGGCTTGAGCAGATGCGGAAGGGGGAACGTCTGGATGCGGGAGTGCTGCCGGGGCCGGTCCGGGCCGTGTGCCTGCGGGTTGTAGCAGAGGAGAGTGCTTCCGAAGCTGCCCCTTCGAACGCTAAAATATGCCTCCAAACCGGGGAGGGGGCTTATCTGACAGTTACAGCCAGCAGGCTGGACGGCCCTGAGGAAGGCGTGCTGGCTGTTTCTTTTGTTAATGCCAGATCTTCCGATGTATTTCGCCTGCTGGCCGAGGCCTTTGCCTTAACAGCACGGGAGAAGCAGCTTGCAGAGATGCTGTTACTGGGGTTATCCACTAAGGAGCTGGCGGAGTCGCTTCATATCTCTGCTTATACCGTTCAGGACCACCTGAAATCCATCTTTGCCAAAGCAGGCGTGTTCAGCCGCCGCGAGCTGATCAGCAGGCTGCTGTCACGTTAAGGGGAAGAGGGTGTCTGGTAGTCCTGCCCATAATACAACAGTTTCCTCATCATACCGGCACATGGGCCTAAATTCAGAAATGTTGTATAAACTGCAGCATTTTCCTCATTGTATCGGCCTAAATCCAATATTGTTGTACAAACTGCAGCAATTTTCCTCCTCCATGCGGATTAGCGGGAGAATTCTTGCATTTCATACAACAATCTGCCCGAACACTCTGATATCTGTGGGTCCGAGTTGTAAAACGTACAACATTTTTGCCTTCAGTGCTGGTCTGTTCACGCAGCAGCATCGACTCAGCTACCTGCGTTTATTTTACTCAAAATCAAAAGGGGTCCCAACAGCCATCTGGCTGTCGGGACCCCTTTTATTGTGATAATGCTGCGCTGCGGGTACCCGACATTACTGGCGTAATGTCTTAAGTGCACCGCTCCAGGCCAGAACCTGATCGAGCATGGCGTTAACGTTGGCGATATGCAGATCAGCCGGTTTGAAGACGGAGCCGTTCTCGAAGTCAGTGAACAGCGAGAGCAGCGGGTGTACACGAACATCCGCTACAG
This window encodes:
- a CDS encoding saccharopine dehydrogenase family protein; this translates as MKTDIIVIGGYGHVGSQICRLLGGRHPGKVYAAGRNLKRAEEFSRSTGGYVKPLHLTAEEPLDRKLLERVKLVVMCLDQQDTRLAEACLQSGTHYVDVSASGDFLTRLHKLDAVKNNLQASALLSVGLAPGLTNLLAAQAMQELEQTDSIDISIMLGLGDSHGQAALEWTVDNLGASFEITEHGKARTASSFTESKSTDFGFDLRTRTAYRFPFSDQQTLPETLGVPSVSTRLCFDSRISTSAVAVLRRLGLPALLRNRTFRNFAVRAFGKFRFGSARYAVKVDAYGLKNDKPVRIEYGIEGVHEADITAITAAGVILNLYESTPSPGVYHIEQLFTLQPDGNHLSLVSAEKAGTGYSMAYPLNGVTFWRRSTVR
- a CDS encoding methyl-accepting chemotaxis protein, with the protein product MDNLAALVAAAPFFKQIHAQDIMIGITDREIFHYYAPSKVLDFGLTKGSPVPPDDPSLGNALAGRATTNRLSPELYGATVISSAVPVYGAEGEVIGAFAIAYTLENEDKMEQLTENINQISGQLMDMVQNVAAQSEELSATTAQILDNSRKTVEESKQVNKVAGFIREISEQTNLLGLNAAIEAARVGEQGAGFGVVATEVRKLSVHTKEATKSIEDSLSTVQRSIREMEQEIEAIAMSSSAQAELVTQFSDVIEKLNETSGEMARFISSVIQ
- a CDS encoding MarR family winged helix-turn-helix transcriptional regulator; the protein is MSSHEPDQPTELQEQFTLLMRGLGTRTVQYQQNVASALGLYNNDFISVDILREKGPITAGELSKLTGLTTGSVTALIDRLEKTGYVRRENDPGDRRKVIIVPLYEHKADVIETYSALHTAMIALAASYTEEELTLITQFLGKAGAVLEQQIDHLNAHPPGRSNS
- a CDS encoding helix-turn-helix transcriptional regulator, encoding MNEAMKSIQQLDPARGGGAMDSQQYREAVIAKLRSVIPFAAACCTTVDPHTLLTTGAVTEQGLAAVHAALFEYEYLHEDYMKYEHLAKAELPVACLSGVTGGSLEKSERYRKVLQPAGFGDELRAALMAGGACWGFLTLFRPLDSPPFQAQECAWIASAAPLIAAGLRSYATSLPGKDTDSEGPADNGIMVLNERLIALSANKAANYWLEQMRKGERLDAGVLPGPVRAVCLRVVAEESASEAAPSNAKICLQTGEGAYLTVTASRLDGPEEGVLAVSFVNARSSDVFRLLAEAFALTAREKQLAEMLLLGLSTKELAESLHISAYTVQDHLKSIFAKAGVFSRRELISRLLSR